The stretch of DNA tAGCCTCCCGGTATGGATCTGTATCGAACCTTTTTGGTGCTCCTATTCTTTGTTGTGGACATGACCCCTTCCTCTTGCGTTTGTGCACACTTTTTATCTTTCTATCCATCTCTTTAAGTTCTGCACCAATTTATAAATAACAACATCACTACTCAACAAGTTCTGAATTTTAGAACTGCAAGGTGAACACAAATTGCAACGAATCGATTTTGTCTACCAGAACTGCAATAACTGCAGGGTTGTCCTAGACATATATCTCAAATTACGAGGAAGATGACAGAGAAAAATGAAGGGGTTCTAGATAAATTGGACTTTGGGAATGAAGATAAAGAGAATCATGAAGTGGAGGACAGTCTGATAGGATATGACAGAGAAGCTTGCTATGTTAGGGCATCTCCAGTGGGAACCTGCAAATTTCCTTCCGCATCCGTCTGCGAACACGGGGGATCAGTCCGCGGGCATGGATGCGGGAGGTTGACATCCAACGCTGCTGCATatatttcaatttttttttcaacaAACTGGATGAAATTCATGCAAATACGGCCGGATTTCGtacaaacatgacggatttcatacAAACATGCGGATTTAACTATATTTAGAACCCAAAAAATACCTGCCCCCTATGACGGCGGCGCCCGGTATCCAAGCCCATGTCATCCTCCTTCCGCCGTCTCTATGAGCACCGACGATAAGACCGATGAAGTGAAGATGCGGcctccggcgaggaagagtagaacacgagAGACAGATCGGCCCACATGGGACACCAGGCCCCACCGCCTCATGTggcctactcatcctcggagaaGTCGCGCCTTGTCCGTCACCGGTGGACATGAGGTCCACGAGGGAAATGGTGGCGCCTTGGCTGTCGTCGTCCCACCGGGCCGGCTAATGGTTCGTTGGCGGCGTGTAGCAGGCATAGCTAGCGATGTTCTCCTCCACAATCGCCTGCTGCTGCGCCTCCACGGCCGTCGCTTCCAGACGAGCGGCGCCTTGAGCGCGGACGGCATCGTAGATGGCACGGTGCTCCGCGATGAAATTTGGGTTCGCCACGGCCTCCTCGCTCGCACGCTCGTCTAGATCTGGCCCTCCTCCCGGTTTGCAGGAGACATTGCGTCCGAACCGCTCCGCAGACCGATATAGGTCGGTATTGAATTGGCTTCCGCGGTCCGGACAACGTGGTCCAGGCAGTTGTGGGAGGCTTACGCGTCCGTTTGAAGATGCGCTTAGTGAGGACATGGGATTCAGTACACAGGGGATTGTCGATATGTTTGGCGGAGAGCCATCTGCTGAGACCGGGGAAGTTGCGGTACCTGACAAGAGGCGTACTGCGGAAGCGCTTTGTTGACTTAAATATGTGTGTGTACTTACAAATAATGTAAGAGAGGCAAAAGAAAAGAGGGGGCTGTGGAAGAGAGAAGGCTAAGTGACAGAAATGTGAGGGACAAAGCAAGGTGCCATTTATCTATACACAAATATTTTTTGTTAATGCAAGATTTTTCTTAACACGTAATTTTGGTGCATGTTCAAACGAACAAAACTGTTTACCAAATTACCAGTGGCGGAGCTACGCTAAAATCCTTGGGCGGGCAAACAGGCCAGATTAAAGCTAACCTTAATAACTTTTCTATTAAAAGCCTCTTAATCTTCACTATTTGGTGCTATGCTGGGCGGGCCATGGCCGGGTTTTGCCCCAACGTAGCTCCGCCACTGCAAATTACCATTAGGTTTTCTTTTTTTTGAGAAGAACCAAATTACCATTAGGTTATCGGTTCAAATTATATATGTGTTTCCAAAGTTATATTAATCTTAGCCCCCGTTCTATTTCTCTTTCTTACTAATATATAGTCCAGTTTTGTTTTACATTTTGTAAGATATATGGTCCACTTTTTCTTTGTACAGCGGTGTGCATCACATGGCATTAGTGATCCACAGTGATGCGTCTGTATAACCATTTGAATATTTAGCAGTGCTTTCACTTAATCCATGTGAGCTGAATGATGCACTCACCTTAGGCGCCCCCTAAATGGGTCTGCCCAGCATGTGTTTTtttcttctattctttcattaCTCTTACTCGTATTTCTAAATTGATACCATTCAGAAATGAACATGAGATTTAAAAAAATCATGTGTTTCCAAAAAATGCCGTGAcattttaaaaattgttcacaTAATTCAAAAAAATGTTGCATACCATTTGAAAAAATGTACGTTAGATTTTATGAAAAATGTTACGTGTTTCAAAATTTTGTTTCTAATATTTTTCCAAATGTGTATACAATATAAAAATTCACATAGTTTAGAAAAAAGTTTCATGCCATTCAAAAATGTTTAACATGTATacaaaaaaatgttcaaaaacaTATACTCCGTCCTATCCTTAGTacaactttagtacaaagttgaacTAAAGGAGCGTCAATTAATATGGATTAGAGAGACTAACTTTTTTTTAAATGTACATCATGTAATTTAAAACATGCTCAACATGTATAAAAGAATGTTACATGTGTAAGAAAAATGTACTATGTGTATTAAAAGAATAGTAGACATGTGTTAAAAAGGAAAAGGGGTGAAAAGATAAGGAAAACCCGTGAAAACCTaagaaagaagaaaaaacaaATAAACCGATGAAAGGCAATGAAAAGCAATAAGAAAAACACATttctttggggggggggggggggggggggggataaaTAGGCAAGAAATAGCCTCGACTAAAAAAAGTAGGCAAGAAATAGCTTGGCTAAAAAAAATAGCCAGGAAATAGCGTGACACTCATGAATGGATTTCATTCGGAATTACTGCACCTACGATCTTTCCAGTCTGATTTTTGTGCAATGATCAGATGGATGGCTGTGGCCTTTGATAGGTGAATACTGACTGTGATTGCATAGTACCATAATTGCACTAAAAAAATCGTTTCACTTGCTATTACGGTGTTAGATCCTTTTGTCAGATAGAACTCATCGTTTTCGACAAAACGTTCATACACTGCAATGGAATCATGGATGCAACCTTTGCATCTCGCCAAGAAAAACCCTCTTGCAGGCTGCTGCGGCGTTGCAGTGAGATTCTGGTATGCAACACTGAGCATTCTAGAAATCTTGGATATTACTGTTGGGTCATTGTTCATCGCCACTttcatcgtcgtcgtcgccgtATGCAGCCAGAGAGCCAAGCACGCTGCTCTTGGTGTCACCTTGTGGCTCACGGTTTGTATCATGCCCATTCGAAGGCACCAACTCCTTGGGAGCGGGCTTACATTCCAAGTCAGATTTTGCCTTCTTGGCTCGTGGCTTCACGGAAACTGTAATATTTCTCAGGAACTCAGGCTGGCTCCTCTTCGGAGGTGGCTTAGGCTTGCTTTCCTGAAGAAGAGTGGATATATATAAAAACAAAGATGAAAACCAGGACAATTTGGTTGAAGAAATGTTTCGTTTGCCTCTGCCATCATGATAGGGAATGCAAATATAGCAACTGGCTACATGTGCAATATCTAAAATGTAATTTTCGCCTGGCATGAAATTAAATATGCTTTCGTGTTGTAGCCTACCTCAGGCATAGAGACTGTAGGCATCTCACCAAGTTCATGAGCAATAGTGGACTGGGCAGCTACGGCCTCCTGAAGGGAAAAACACATTCGTTAGGTATGCCATGTGAGTGAGTCACGCTTGGGCCGCTTGGCAGACCATATACCACCAAAGTATAGTTACAACCCTAATTGTAGCAAGCAAGCCTGCCTTCCTATCCTGCCTACCCACATTCTTGTGATGTTGAAACAACTGCTGAACATTACAGGCTTATTAAGACAAAGCATAGAATCAGGTGTGGATGATAAAAGGCTCCACTATCTGCTGTTTTCAGATGATAGCTAGATACCCACATGACCAAAATTTCTCCACATTCACATCGTGTCTTTTTTATCTGTTAACGAATGAATGCTAGACGGACAATAATGCACCCATATGCAACCAGTCAAAGCGTATAAATCAGATTTCATGTTTTATTGTATTTTCTACAGAAAGACACAAACATTTGCAGTATTGAAAATAAGGGCAATACACACAACTTGTTACTCCCTCCGTACATTGTTTTTTAGACTTACCATAAGTCTaaaaaatgtcttatattaaTGAACAGAGGAACTAGTAATATTACTCACGTGGAAACTACGGAGTTGTTCAGCTTCTTCATTGGCCACCTGCTGGTCATATTCTCTCCTTGACTGCACCATCGTAAATTGAATAGAGTAAGATGTTGCATGGCAGCACAAGATACAGactacattaacagttaacataCTTGAAATCTCATGTTTTATGTCCAAAATTCTTATTTATTCAAATATCAAATAGCCAAAGACCAGCACTAGAGTGCTACTAACTTGAAATATGATAAACAAGCTACTCAGCCATTTTACTGCAGACAATTCACTACTTTTCAGTTTTAAGAATTTCCATATGACAATTGTTAAGTCCGAAGACCAATTATTGTCATGAATTGGAAAGAAGGATCCTCTTGAGGAAAATAGCAGCACATATTTTCCATACCTCCTTCACCCAAAATCGTACCCAAGGTAAATAATGAAGTCGTGGTCTCTTGTAATATTATTCACCAAAGTTGCAAATAATAATGCTACCTTTTCTTAATAATGTTCAGCATGGTTACCCAAAGAAGGTGAATACTAAATTGGTCTTAGAAACCAAATTCATCTCTAAAGAATATGTGGTTGATTTATGTTGAAACTCAAGAAATATTTGTGGTTGCAGTAAATGATCAACAAAATACTATTTTCAATAATGTGGTTGCTAGTTTAATTCTAACCACGCAAAAAGGGTTAAATCCTAAGGTGGTTGGCTGGTATCCTGTACTTCTGTCTTAATATAGGATGTGCCTTAGGTGTTTGCTCTCTGATGTAGTGTGTGCTATCACAAACTTAGGACACCTGGTCACTAGAGAATGGATAATGACGGCACTAATGGTACCGACATGAAGCTTAATCAGTCTCACTCTAAACTAAAGCCTGTTTTCAGTTCAGTTAGGATCTAAGATGGTTATGTTTTTAGTTCTTATTAGTTTTGTTCCAGTTGGGTAGGCCTGCAGGTTTGAAAAACTGCTAGGAAGCTATTTCCCTCTTTCTATTGTAAAAGGAAGGGTGAAAGGGATGCAGATTGACAGACTAGTTTACTGTGACTTGTACAAAAAAAGACAAAATTCAAGAACTAGTATAGTAATTAGTAAATATATGTGCACAATTTTGTCCCTTTTTTCACAACCCATGATCTTATATTTACATGCAAATACATAATGTTATACTACTTTTTTTCAAGCAACCGGCAGGAGCAGTGCCTTTTCATTCAGAAGGGGGAAATATATAAAGGTCATACTATCTATTACAGTGGTATACTATAAATTACATCCATAATTTATTTCAGTTTTGAGATAGTCAAAGCATGCAACTAGTTGTGGACTCTTGTTTCCCTGGGGAAAAGACCTCTCCGAAGCAATGCAAAGGTCAAAGCAGCATTATACCCAAAAAAACTACACCAATATTATGTAAATAAATAGTCTTGATAATAGATATGTAATGGATGCAAAGATATAGACAAGCCTGCCAACCACGATGATCAGAGAATACAGTATAAACTGGATCCAGCCACACAATTCGTGTGTGCCTCAACCCTCTTAGGGCCTGTTCGGATCCCCAGGGATCAGACGGGATCGACGCCCAATCCCCATGGATCAACCAGGATCAACCCCGCCGGGTATGTATCCCTGCTCACACCTAAAAACATGTTCGGTTAATCCCTCTCAGGATCCCATCCAGCCTCTATTCCCCCGCAATTGTGTCCATC from Triticum urartu cultivar G1812 chromosome 3, Tu2.1, whole genome shotgun sequence encodes:
- the LOC125542976 gene encoding PSME3-interacting protein encodes the protein MSWEETSSSSKAAAPPAIRLVSFVSEEQLDEAKRSRGERVEDGTAQRDKPLFQILQENKDKKDAEFNERFKHRPPKALDEDETEFLDKLALSRREYDQQVANEEAEQLRSFHEAVAAQSTIAHELGEMPTVSMPEESKPKPPPKRSQPEFLRNITVSVKPRAKKAKSDLECKPAPKELVPSNGHDTNREPQGDTKSSVLGSLAAYGDDDDESGDEQ